The following proteins come from a genomic window of Myroides odoratus DSM 2801:
- a CDS encoding YbaK/EbsC family protein, whose translation MNHLKVKDYLKSKGFEDRFIEFKESTATVGEAAIAIGCDNDQIAKSITLYAPEEGAAILVVASGNSKIDNKTFKDTFGIKAKMLKYEDVEELVGHQVGGVCPFKVKESTKVYFDESLKKHQVLYPAGGSTNTVVQLKQEELIDLCDFVDWVSVTK comes from the coding sequence ATGAACCATTTAAAAGTGAAAGACTATCTAAAAAGCAAGGGCTTTGAAGATCGTTTTATTGAATTTAAGGAGAGTACAGCTACTGTAGGAGAAGCTGCAATTGCGATTGGTTGTGATAACGACCAAATAGCAAAGAGTATAACGCTTTATGCCCCAGAAGAGGGAGCCGCTATTTTGGTCGTCGCTTCAGGAAATAGTAAAATAGATAATAAAACTTTTAAAGACACTTTTGGTATTAAAGCTAAGATGCTTAAATATGAAGATGTAGAAGAGTTAGTAGGTCACCAAGTAGGAGGAGTCTGTCCTTTTAAGGTAAAAGAATCAACCAAAGTCTACTTTGATGAATCTTTAAAAAAACATCAAGTACTCTATCCTGCTGGGGGTAGTACTAATACTGTAGTTCAACTAAAACAAGAAGAATTGATTGACTTGTGTGATTTTGTTGATTGGGTATCTGTGACAAAGTAA
- a CDS encoding HAD family hydrolase, whose product MKIDAILWDYDGTLVNSVPKNIDITKEILAKVAPRLTNENLPIYLKSESQYHIANHQSKNWQDLYVNYYRMTESEMLEAGTLWTEYQLKNTTPVELFSDIKQTITQIDLPQGICSQNSSNNILKVLKSNNLQHKFKSVIGYDDIPNNMQKPNPFGGLKCLEQIFTNFYNKNIIYIGDHEGDVTFAKNIKKELNNNGTVISIAVKYSNSDTKNWNDKPDYEINTPLELITLLNSF is encoded by the coding sequence ATGAAAATTGATGCTATTCTTTGGGATTATGATGGAACATTAGTAAACTCTGTTCCTAAAAATATTGATATTACTAAAGAAATATTAGCTAAGGTCGCCCCTAGATTAACAAATGAGAATCTTCCTATATATTTAAAATCTGAAAGTCAATATCATATTGCTAATCACCAATCCAAAAACTGGCAAGATTTGTACGTAAATTATTACAGAATGACAGAGAGTGAAATGCTTGAAGCGGGTACTCTTTGGACTGAATATCAATTAAAAAACACAACCCCTGTCGAATTGTTTTCTGATATTAAACAAACTATTACACAAATTGATTTACCTCAAGGTATTTGCTCTCAAAATTCATCAAATAATATACTTAAAGTTTTAAAATCAAATAACCTTCAACATAAGTTCAAATCTGTTATTGGATATGATGATATACCAAATAATATGCAAAAACCTAATCCTTTTGGAGGACTAAAATGTTTAGAGCAAATCTTTACTAACTTCTATAATAAGAACATTATATACATTGGAGATCATGAAGGAGATGTAACATTTGCTAAAAACATAAAAAAAGAATTAAACAATAATGGTACAGTCATTTCTATAGCTGTAAAGTATAGCAATTCAGACACAAAAAACTGGAATGATAAACCTGATTATGAAATCAACACACCACTTGAATTAATCACACTTTTAAATAGTTTTTAA
- a CDS encoding plasmid mobilization protein has product MQTTTKNKGGRKLKSNPKKYRHVFRLTESENQRLLALFASSGMTNKASFLVSMLLDRQVKTVKVDVAALQYHGLLTKLFNQFRAVGVNYNQIVKLCNQYFSENRAKRSISKLEEYTKDLSKLCYYIIKLTKEFEDKHLNTNL; this is encoded by the coding sequence ATGCAAACTACCACTAAAAACAAAGGAGGAAGAAAACTAAAATCCAATCCTAAAAAATACAGACATGTTTTTAGACTCACTGAATCTGAAAACCAACGATTGCTTGCTTTGTTTGCATCATCAGGAATGACAAACAAAGCAAGCTTTCTTGTTTCTATGCTTTTAGATAGACAAGTTAAAACAGTAAAAGTAGATGTTGCTGCTTTGCAATATCACGGATTACTAACTAAACTGTTTAATCAATTTAGAGCAGTAGGAGTGAACTACAACCAAATTGTAAAACTTTGTAACCAGTACTTCTCAGAAAATAGAGCCAAACGTTCTATTTCAAAACTTGAAGAGTATACCAAAGATTTATCAAAACTTTGCTATTACATTATCAAGCTAACCAAAGAGTTTGAAGACAAGCACTTAAATACTAATCTATAA
- the mobB gene encoding conjugal transfer protein MobB: MIAKIGKGSNLIGALSYNQLKVDKGQGSVLFTNNLPEPNNTSNYITQLYKHLEPYLLLNNKTEKVVRHISLNPNPNDKLTDETLNEIAKQYMNSMGYENQPYIVYKHSDIEREHIHIVTVCTDLEGKKIDDKYDHLKSMKACREIEGKFNLTSSVKQIDKESKQIQFIPVDYTKHNLKAQIASVIRYLPKYYKYDSLTSYNALLSLFNIRSEKVEASYNGQTKHGLVYFALNEIGEKVSNPFKASLFGKNASYQNLESHFKTSKEKLKSLPNKENLKHTIEIALNTTNSQQEFKGELLNHGINVVLFQNKDNRIYGVTFIDHNSKSVYKGSDLSKELSANTLNKKWSNAEDHTNSILIPSQQANTNESDELHPMFEHLHSDTTNFNNDEFLSLFNLLNNNQEIDYEELSFEKRIKRRKKRSF, from the coding sequence ATGATAGCTAAGATTGGTAAAGGAAGTAATCTTATAGGAGCTTTGTCCTACAATCAATTAAAAGTTGATAAAGGACAAGGTTCTGTTTTGTTTACAAATAATCTACCAGAACCAAATAACACTTCAAACTACATCACTCAACTTTATAAACACCTTGAGCCTTATCTACTTTTAAATAATAAGACAGAGAAAGTTGTAAGACATATTTCTTTGAATCCGAATCCCAATGATAAATTAACAGACGAGACCTTAAATGAAATAGCGAAGCAGTATATGAATAGTATGGGCTATGAAAATCAACCTTACATTGTCTATAAACACAGTGATATAGAAAGAGAACACATTCATATCGTAACAGTATGTACAGATTTAGAAGGAAAGAAAATTGATGATAAATACGATCATTTAAAATCAATGAAAGCGTGTCGTGAAATTGAAGGTAAATTCAACCTAACTTCTTCTGTAAAACAAATAGATAAAGAATCTAAACAGATTCAATTTATACCAGTTGATTATACCAAACATAATTTAAAAGCTCAAATAGCCTCAGTAATACGATATCTACCCAAGTATTATAAGTATGATAGTCTAACAAGTTATAATGCTTTATTATCCCTATTTAACATCAGATCAGAAAAGGTTGAAGCTTCCTACAATGGACAAACCAAACACGGTTTAGTGTACTTTGCTTTAAATGAAATAGGAGAGAAGGTAAGTAATCCTTTTAAGGCTTCCCTTTTTGGAAAAAATGCAAGTTATCAAAATCTTGAAAGTCACTTTAAAACATCAAAAGAAAAACTAAAATCTTTACCTAATAAAGAGAACCTTAAACATACAATTGAGATAGCGTTAAATACAACAAATTCACAACAAGAGTTTAAAGGAGAACTTTTAAATCACGGAATAAACGTTGTTTTATTCCAAAACAAAGACAATCGTATCTATGGCGTAACTTTTATCGATCACAACTCTAAAAGTGTCTATAAAGGTTCTGATTTAAGTAAAGAGCTATCTGCTAATACACTAAATAAAAAGTGGAGTAACGCAGAAGATCATACCAATTCAATTTTAATACCTTCTCAACAAGCTAATACTAATGAATCAGACGAGTTACATCCAATGTTTGAGCATTTACATTCTGATACTACCAAT